In Acipenser ruthenus chromosome 44, fAciRut3.2 maternal haplotype, whole genome shotgun sequence, the genomic stretch GGGTGGCATTTACTGAGAACTAGCTTCAAATCTCTGTGCATATCTCAACAGCAACaactttcacaaacacacacagacagagacacacacacacacacacactttgtgagtatgtatgtatgtacacatTTCATATACACCtaatttacacaaaaataatcaaaacacaaCATGGTCTAACGTAAAAGGCAAGCTTGGCTGACGGCATTTCAAGATaaatagaaatgaaaaacaaaccaaaaaaaaattccagGAAGTAAAACCGAATGTTAATTATTAAACATTTccataattataaaacaattaatccgtacgtttctgtattttattgttgaacAATAAAATGACTGAGCCGTCCAATTGCCGAGCACACGGCTATAGTtgtgtactttaaaaaaatgtaaatacaaaaatagcaaAACTAAGTTTACTGTTTGtgactgggacaaaaaaaaaagaaagttcttCTGGTAAACCTGGGCACGGGGTAAACAATAGAGACGTTATCAGAAAGCGTCGCCGGGAGTAGTTTTTATGTTGTAAAAAGTGGAGGGTGTTTTTACTCTGTGCGAGGTTGTGTTGAATCAAGTCACTACCTGTTTAGAGTGACTGGGGCAGACCCCAGAGGGTGTCAAACAACGTAAGCGTTGTGTATTCTGTAAGTCTGGAATGTGTCAGACAAAGGCGATTTAAATGAATGAGTAATCAGGATGCGGTCGCTCGGGAGGAGATTAAATAGGGTATTGGTTAACTATTCTGGGAAACTGTACGCGCTGATAGGATCGAGCGTGTGGTCAGccacaacaacagcaacaaatacCCCCTCGATCATGTCACCTCGTCTGTAATCGATTAAGTGTAGGGCTCTGACGACAAGGGTCGCTTTTACCACCACAACAAGTGCTTAAGACTACAATTACAAAACATTCACCTTCCGCTCTTGGGCAATTAGACTCGACCGGCTGACCAACGCGATTCTAAAGTCGAGGAACACGAAGCcactgtggcttggaacttggtttcaggagactggttttcagtccactgcacggcacaccaggggggacttggggtttgatagagcaacctcaaactaggtctcctgaaaccaggtttcaagccgctgctcCTGAAAAAAAAGTGGTTTCGTGTTCCCTCAACTTTAACAACTGGGCAGCCTTACTAAGTCGAACTTCACAAAACAGCGGTATAATGATATTGCAATTGTCATTCTCCACATCAGTGTACATGGGAAGAGCAGATAGACTCACCAGTGTTACTGTTGCCGTGTCGGCCATGATTTTTCCGGGGGGAAGCAGATCTGTTGCCGGGGACACCACTGGCTGGTAACCTTAGATGTGTTCGATGAGCTTTGTCGGTCCCGGTCCGGTCACTGTGGCTAACGTGAACGCTAATGTTGTTATTAATAGCGCTACAGCGTTGGTGGTTACCAGGTTCTGATGCAGTACCGGTAGCCGCGCTAATGGCATAGTTACTGGACCTGGTCTGCTCCTGTTTAAAACGGCCTCGGTTCGGGTAGGGTTCGTTTCCATCATCTTGGACGCTGTTGTTCAAACGACTGAGAAAGTCCGCTAAACTGTTGCGATTCTGTACTCTGTATGAATCCTCTTTGAgctcgttcctctgaaagtcaACGCCTGCTGTTTGAATTCGGCTCGCTTTAACTCCCATGTCGGCAAAGCAATATTGTCAAATTGAAACCCAAATGGTTTTAATCGGATCTCTTTTGGTTCCTGGTATACTGTAACTACCAACACCGGAGGAGTTTAAACTGACTGAGGAAGCAGCAAGCTTTACTTACTATATCTGCTCTCATTGTGACGTAGGAGCAGACCAAACTTCCTCTGCCAATCAGCAACTGGagacagctgtttaaaaaaagaggCCGTCTTCAATGTAATACCAGAAATGAAacgaataattaaaaataaacgaaTCACGGTTCCTATAAGCTGAATAAATGTACACGTAATTAGAACGTATGTGAATGTTTGTGTTGATTTATGAGAGTTCTGAGATCAATTAgataacacaataataataataataataataataataataataataataataataataataataataatgaaggagGAGAAAAATGAGAATTTGGCCATAAAACAAATTCATATTCGACTATAAGAACAAGTCCCATCacatttacaaatacagtacttacTTTGAAACGCTGTACTATTAATGgcttttggtagacttttgcggtttcatttttgtaaattCTTAGATTACACAATGaaatacctaaattatgttcatacagtttttattttcattttatctcagtcctaaaattctatatgctacaaaacatttggccatagctgtgtatcccctcccctcccctcccgtcccctccccctccccctccccctccccctccccctccccctccccctccccctccattcccctcccctcccctcccctccccctccattCCCTCCCTTCCTGTAATTTTCCATTAATTCCAGGCGTGGTCACACAGCCGCGTGTCTCTTTAATCACTGCAGAAGCTGGCAGTGACGCGccggggttttttttaaatatattttttgaatgacTGCACGGAAATGTGTCCTGGGCTTTCCAGGACGTTCGGGAGTCACCGCACCTGAAGCAAAATACCTGAGCATGTAGGTACTGTTCTCACAACAGCTTTAGTCACGAACCGGCATATATAATTAGCGTTAATATGATATTACCTGTAAATAATCAAGAAAAAAATACCCGTGACTTCCATCATACACAAATCTGTCAATTCTAAACGAAACCACTTTTTTTTAGGCTAAAAGCCTACCCAActtttggttttatttctgtTATACTAAAAgggaagaaatgtattattattattattattattattattattattattattattattagtagtagtagtagtagtagtagtagtcgtagtatatGAACTCTGAATAAATGAACGCACGTGAATGTTTATATTATGTATTTCCTAGCAGATGAAGATGAAGTCGAAAGCTTCTATTTTTGTTGTTGATCTGTGTTATTAATATCGCCCACTGACACCGCTTCTCAACACTCCTCGTTAATATGCTGGACACTATGGTGGATATTTCCATTTCATgtcaaaattaataaataaataaataaataaataaataaataaataaataagaaaacatgtagaaatgattaaataaataaatatcgaaattaattaatgcataaataattaattaatacatcaataaatggccatgtatttatttatttatttatttaaacatttatttatttaaacatttatttatgtattcgtgtatttattttatttaaattttgacAAGGAATATCCTCAGGACACAGCGCTCCAAACACAATGCACCATGTTGATTCAACACAAGAAAACGTGTGCCAAGCAGGAAAACTGGGGAGAATTATTTGAGAATGACATGTCCAGGaagttatatttaaataaattcagATGGATAAACATGGCCAAGTATGAAGCAAGCGTTACGTTTAtttgataataataaatacaaaacacacgcgcttgtcagaagtgggattcgaacccacgcctccagggGAGAcagcgacctgaacgcagcgccttagaccgctcggccatcctgactcaCGATTAAAATTAATCACATTCAGTACTATAGTTTCAGTAAATCATGGCTCATTTAACGAACTCAAATGTGTGTTTCCTGACACCACCCCGTAGCATTTTAAAAACGTATCGGAACTTATCGTAATTTTGGTTTCTAGATCAAATTAACGGAACTTGATTCACAGTAGCTCCCTCATATGTTTGTGAATCTCAGTTCCGTGCCTTGTTTTGGTTGTCTATGATACTGGCCTTTGCCAGGTcggttttaacataatcttcaggtttgaacaaaacCAGCGGCTGTTCAAAGCGGTAGTTTGGGGAATTTCGCCATTTcggttgttaaaaaaacaaacaaaaaaaaaaaaactagtcatTTTCTTACTCTTAAACGTCGCATCCAGAAATGTACTGTTAACCCTACAGTTATTATATTATGTTGATATGTTTTTCGAAGACCTGTGAATGTGTGCAAGGTAATCGCAGTGTAAATTAATCAGTTAGTCCACTTGTTTGTAGCTGAATACTTTGATAAAGCTTTATTAAGAAGAACGAAGCGAAGACTTTATAGGACATTCAAGTACAAATGAACATTTCTATAGAATTGGAGCGCATGGGAATGGGTTATGTATGAGATGTGGAGCTATGGAAACTGTGGAACATCTGATGGTTGAATGTGCTATATAGAGAAGTGAGGTTACAGAGGAAGAGTTGAGGGCTTTGAATATTCAGAATAATTTTTTTAGGGACGGCATAGAGGATGGTAATAGAGGTATGACAATGAGCAGATCGTGTGAGCGTGGATGCTGGGCCGGGAGCGGTGGTAGGTTTTGAAAGCTGCtactttgtgtgtgaagtttatACACTGTAGCGTATACTGGCGGTGGTGTGTATCCGCATATAGCAATTG encodes the following:
- the zgc:66427 gene encoding E3 ubiquitin-protein ligase ZNRF2, with protein sequence MGVKASRIQTAGVDFQRNELKEDSYRVQNRNSLADFLSRLNNSVQDDGNEPYPNRGRFKQEQTRSSNYAISAATGTASEPGNHQRCSAINNNISVHVSHSDRTGTDKAHRTHLRLPASGVPGNRSASPRKNHGRHGNSNTAVKCLFCTKPFPASRFEEHVLSCLRKKTRLPYNIDSLGRDAGECSICLEDLKQGDMIARLPCLCVYHKSCIDSWCNIKPSCPEHPFD